The Euphorbia lathyris chromosome 3, ddEupLath1.1, whole genome shotgun sequence genome contains a region encoding:
- the LOC136223607 gene encoding uncharacterized protein isoform X1 codes for MASKLSNNLIRNVFSQIHKRFLQSSATLSSTPPLPYTVTSSSSSFTVQFLVNSCGLPLKSALSISGKFQLDERNPQKPQSVLQLLKSHHFSDTQVAKLIVKYPRILHIKVKDNLQPKLEYFVESGFAGELLPQIIVSKPYALFRSLDSQIKPCVEFLRSFLHSNDKIATAILRSRWLFDFNLNGMMRANVDFLMKEGVPSHGIGKLILSGRVLSYNSETMIYAVNDVKTLGLEPNAPMFVHALKVMISMSASTWEKKIGFMKSMGWKEEDILKAFTRHPYYLAFSEAKIRKALHFYLNIMKLQPKSLVANPVLLGLSVEKRIRPRFNVLNILESKKLIEINKKDFKKDFMISEKDFKQKYVDEYIPKVPGLLEIYLGSNESKKIDT; via the coding sequence ATGGCTTCCAAATTGAGCAACAATTTAATCAGAAATGTGTTTTCTCAAATCCATAAACGTTTTCTTCAATCCTCTGCAACCCTTTCCTCCACTCCTCCATTACCCTATACTGtaacttcttcatcatcatcgtTTACAGTTCAATTCCTCGTCAATTCATGCGGGCTTCCTTTAAAATCTGCTCTTTCTATCTCCGGAAAATTTCAGCTTGACGAAAGGAATCCGCAGAAGCCTCAATCTGTGCTTCAACTCCTGAAATCGCATCATTTCAGCGATACGCAGGTGGCTAAATTGATCGTCAAGTACCCCAGAATTCTCCACATCAAAGTCAAAGACAATCTCCAGCCCAAACTTGAGTACTTCGTAGAAAGTGGCTTTGCAGGTGAGCTTCTTCCGCAGATCATTGTTTCAAAACCCTATGCTCTTTTTAGGTCTTTAGATTCTCAAATTAAACCATGTGTTGAGTTCTTAAGGTCATTCCTTCACAGTAATGACAAAATTGCAACTGCTATTTTGCGTAGTCGATggttatttgattttaatttgaatGGAATGATGCGAGCAAATGTTGATTTTTTGATGAAAGAGGGAGTGCCTTCTCATGGTATAGGGAAGCTTATATTGTCCGGTAGAGTTCTATCTTATAATTCTGAAACAATGATTTACGCAGTGAATGATGTTAAGACTCTGGGTCTTGAACCAAATGCCCCTATGTTCGTACATGCTCTTAAAGTGATGATATCAATGTCTGCATCAACCTGGGAAAAGAaaattgggtttatgaagagtATGGGATGGAAAGAAGAGGATATTTTGAAAGCTTTCACTCGCCATCCATATTATTTAGCTTTTTCAGAGGCGAAAATCAGGAAAGCCTTGCATTTCTACTTGAATATTATGAAGTTGCAGCCAAAATCTCTAGTTGCAAACCCTGTATTACTTGGGTTATCAGTTGAAAAACGGATCCGCCCTAGGTTTAATGTTCTGAATATATTAGAATCAAAGAAGCTGATAGAAATTAATAAGAAGGATTTCAAGAAGGATTTTATGATAAGTGAGAAGGATTTCAAGCAGAAGTATGTTGATGAATACATACCTAAAGTCCCAGGTTTACTGGAGATTTATCTTGGTAGCAACGAATCCAAAAAGATCGACACATGA
- the LOC136223607 gene encoding uncharacterized protein isoform X2, with protein MASKLSNNLIRNVFSQIHKRFLQSSATLSSTPPLPYTVTSSSSSFTVQFLVNSCGLPLKSALSISGKFQLDERNPQKPQSVLQLLKSHHFSDTQVAKLIVKYPRILHIKVKDNLQPKLEYFVESGFAVNDVKTLGLEPNAPMFVHALKVMISMSASTWEKKIGFMKSMGWKEEDILKAFTRHPYYLAFSEAKIRKALHFYLNIMKLQPKSLVANPVLLGLSVEKRIRPRFNVLNILESKKLIEINKKDFKKDFMISEKDFKQKYVDEYIPKVPGLLEIYLGSNESKKIDT; from the exons ATGGCTTCCAAATTGAGCAACAATTTAATCAGAAATGTGTTTTCTCAAATCCATAAACGTTTTCTTCAATCCTCTGCAACCCTTTCCTCCACTCCTCCATTACCCTATACTGtaacttcttcatcatcatcgtTTACAGTTCAATTCCTCGTCAATTCATGCGGGCTTCCTTTAAAATCTGCTCTTTCTATCTCCGGAAAATTTCAGCTTGACGAAAGGAATCCGCAGAAGCCTCAATCTGTGCTTCAACTCCTGAAATCGCATCATTTCAGCGATACGCAGGTGGCTAAATTGATCGTCAAGTACCCCAGAATTCTCCACATCAAAGTCAAAGACAATCTCCAGCCCAAACTTGAGTACTTCGTAGAAAGTGGCTTTGCAG TGAATGATGTTAAGACTCTGGGTCTTGAACCAAATGCCCCTATGTTCGTACATGCTCTTAAAGTGATGATATCAATGTCTGCATCAACCTGGGAAAAGAaaattgggtttatgaagagtATGGGATGGAAAGAAGAGGATATTTTGAAAGCTTTCACTCGCCATCCATATTATTTAGCTTTTTCAGAGGCGAAAATCAGGAAAGCCTTGCATTTCTACTTGAATATTATGAAGTTGCAGCCAAAATCTCTAGTTGCAAACCCTGTATTACTTGGGTTATCAGTTGAAAAACGGATCCGCCCTAGGTTTAATGTTCTGAATATATTAGAATCAAAGAAGCTGATAGAAATTAATAAGAAGGATTTCAAGAAGGATTTTATGATAAGTGAGAAGGATTTCAAGCAGAAGTATGTTGATGAATACATACCTAAAGTCCCAGGTTTACTGGAGATTTATCTTGGTAGCAACGAATCCAAAAAGATCGACACATGA